tgttaacgggttatgggatccaaaccggaacccgatagcttaacggcgacccattatggtggatgccacatgtcggctacccttgacgaaagcacttctatgacacgcaatttatcatcatggaagtggacacttctgtgatgataattttggtaatgtcatggaacacttctacgacagaacaggtatgactatcttgattctgtcataaaatcgtcatggatgtacatgcatgacaaaaaacgtgacctactatgacaaacacataccATCACGGAAGAGGTTTTTTTGTAGTGTGCGCTATttccgtaaggggctaatttggatccaaatgattaatgctatggttagattttatcttaattctgatttcatagttgtggatgcttgcgagaggggttaatcataagttggaggcttgttcaagtaagaagagcacccaagcaccggtccacccacatatcaaattatcaaagtagcgaacgtgaatcgaacaaacatgatggaagtgattagatgaaattcccgtgtgtcctcaagaacattTTACTTGTTATCAAATACCGCTCCGGCCtatcctttactacaaaaaggattgggataccttgttgcacttttgttgccattactattacttgctcgttacaaattatcgtgctatcaaactatctgttaccgacaatttcagttcctgcagaaaataccttgctgaaaaccgcttgtcatttccttcgcttctcgttgggtttgacactcttacttatcgaaaggactatgattgatcccctatacttgtgggtcatcaagatgtCGTGCTCGGAAGCACTACAAGTGAAGCCGAGTGAGGCCAAGCTCGCATCCAACTTGGCGTTCCATGCCCTCGGTACTTGGAGGAGACCAAACATGGCCTTGTGTAGTGCTCACGTATTTCGGCAATGAAGCCACGTGGCTGGGAGATGTAGACCTCCTCCTCGAGGTTGCCTTTGAGGAACGCCGAATTGACGTCTTTGTGGTGGATCTCCTAGCCTTGATGTGCTACCAGAGTAAGGATTAGTCGAACGGACTCGAGCCTTGCCGCAGGTGCGGATACTTCCTCGAGTCCACCCTTGTGTGTTGCACATAACCTTTTGCGACGAGTTGGGCCTTGTGCTTGATAATGGTGCCAAGATGATCATCCTTCTTTACCTTGAACACCCACTTTACGGGGGCGATGACGACCCTTACGATGATGACTACGACCTGAGGGCCGACAAGGAGCGAGCCCTCGACCCTAAAGAATCCGATGTTTTCAAGCAGCCCCTCAAGGCGCCTCAGCTCGTGAACATGCGGCAACGATTGTCCAGCATGGCCAAGAGCATCAAAAATAAATCTCGGCGTCTTAAAGACAACGAGAAGAACATAAATGACTGATGAACCGAACTCCTACTTCCCGagcaggcactcaaggacaagctccGTCAAACTGGTGTTGATCAGTTATACCGCTGCAGGAACCTGTTGGCCGAGCTCGATGAAGAGGCCGAGGAAAGCATGTTGACTAAGCGCGAGTGGGCAGATAAACCTGACCGCCCTCCTCGAGGCCGACATCGACCGGTGGGTGGGAACAAGCATGTCCCTGAGGCCACATGGCGCAGAGGTAGAGTAAAACCACCACGCCCACCTATGAAGAACAACCCGGAGAAGAAAAGGTCATTAAGGTATGAAGTCCAACCTCAGTCAATCTACAAGTCGGGAGAGCAATCACCTGTTGGATAGACGGGATAGCTGGCTTGGTTGGCAAACAATATCGATGTACGCGATTACACATGAGCGCGATGTGATAGTGTCCAATGTACGCCAAGCAACAACTTAGGTCCGAGGAGCTACGCATCCTCAGTTCTTTACAAACAAGTTTATGCAACACCAATCCCCCGAGGTGTTTAAACCCATGAACAGAGCAATGCGATGGAAGAACAGACCCCGTCGTATGGATTGTGGACTTTCTAATGGCAGTACATATGGCAAGTTGAGATGACCTCTATGCCATTAAGTACCTGCCTCTCAAGTTCAACCACCTTACATGAACCGACCATAGAAGGACGGAATGAACACAAATCCATGCGTCCACCATCCGGACAGAAAGAACACAACTCCACATGGCCACCTATCAGATAGGCTGAAACCGGATAGGAACGGGGGAAGCAACCCCACCTTAGGGAAACAACTGAGCAGAAATGAAAGGAGAGAATCGATCATATCCGCCCGACAAGATGTCGACTCCGCACCGTCTTTGCCTATTGACCCAAACACCAGACGCCCCCACCAACCGCCTAGCAAGATGCCGACTCCACACCGTCTTCCAACGTCCCAGCCCCACGAACAACCAACCAGGTTTGGGCGCGATAGCCAGATGGGGTCCGGGAATGATGGTCGCATTTGCCCGGTGGCCCAAACATCATAGGCCCCCACCCATTCATCAGGCGGCACCCACAGGGATAGCTGGGTGCCCATGCATGATGATCTCCTCTAGCGGGTAGCCCAAACATCAGACGCCCCCCACAGAGCGAACGAAACGACACACAAAGTGCGAGGGCAACGGTCACCAGACGAGTTGGCCCCAAACATGCCCCCAGGCCACGCGTCACAAACCCCAAGACGGCCGGCTCGGAGAGGGATGGTCGAGACCGATCAGATGGTGGGGAAGACGGAACAGAGGTAACGAAACGAGATGCACGAGCTTGAGCGCGGATGTCTTCAAAAGACGAATACTCCATCGTCATCCTTCAAATGAGTAATGCATCGAACTTTTTCTTACATGCAGCGGAGAGAGGAGTACGTAACCAGGCCTTTCCGCCATGAAGCTCAGATGTGAGGTGTGCACGTAAGTTTCATAAAAGAGGTAATTACACCATTGGTGCTTGAACTTGTCACGAATGTGCACTTTAGTGCCTGAACTTGAAAAATACATTGAACTGGTTCCATAACTTGGCATGGACGTGCAAATACGGTTCACATCTTATATGTATACGTCCACAACCCTGACGAGGCACCCAAGTGTCCTGGTTTATGTGGAAAAACCCCTGAAATTGTTTTCTCCTTACATAAAAGACCTCGGTGAGAAACAACAAAACTAAAATTACTAATTGGGTGAGGGATCGAACCTTTTACCTCTACCTCTCATGTGGGAGTGCCTAACCAGCAGACAAGGTGAAATTTGTTGTCATATATATATTCACACACTTTTTATACAGCAGGTTGAATAACATAAACAAATTAATTTATTCAATCAAAAATAGTGCCGGGTCAATTATTTGAACCTGCACCCTAATACTATATAGCGGCCACAAATACCACTCCAACCAAGAACATGTAATTTTACAAAGGATAAATTTCTCTTTATATAACATAATGCGCTCGTGTGGGTAAAATGGACCATTTTCAACATTTCAGTTTTTCCAGTTTTTGTAAAACTATGTAAATTATAATCGTGTGTTATAAATGatatataattatatatataattaaagtAAATTAAGAATTCATATGATTTAATAAAATATCTccacaaataattttaaaaataaaaatattaaatattaaatgaAATTAATTTTACAATTTTTAAAAGTGCTCACATTTTTAATGAAATATTAAAGTAATTTAAGAAAGTTTTGTATATTTAAATAGATTCCCATATAATTCTAAACATTTCCATGTTATAAACAAAATATTTATGTTGTACATAAAAGTGTTCATACTTTAAGAAAAAAAAGTGTTGTTTTTAAAAGTTTATATAATATATAAAAGTTTGTGTGTTTTAAAAAAAGCGAACCTAGTGCGCCCTCGGATTGCAGATCCTcacatgaataatatttgaataaaATAGACATTTTTATAATTCGTAATTATTTAAATTGTATGTATATGTTTTAAAATAACACATGAATTATTTTTAAAATGACATGTCTTTTTGAAATCATGTTTGTTATATAGTCATAAATATTAATTATACTTTAGAAACATGAGAACTTTTTGGTAGAAGTGGTATCCAAGGCTGATATATAATATTTTGTCGGATGTTTGGATCACAGACCCCACACTATTTTTTGCTGGATTATTAAATTCCTTAAATTTATGTTGTTTCGCCTAGTGTACATAATGGTCATGAATCCAGTTTTGACTATACAACTGTGCTGCGGTCGACTAGCTAGCCGCGAGCTAACAGTAGTTTTCCCTACCAGTATAGCTTTCAGTTTTATTTCAGCCGTTTATCTGTGAGGTCCTATTTCTAAGAAAATAGTTTTAAGGGGTTTTCCAAAAAATAGGCCGCACGCCCTGCCATTCAGTAGTTGACAGCAGGCCCCATGCCATGCTGGAATGCCTTGTCAGCATCGTGTGCGTACGCAGAAGAGATTTGAACTGTATTTGCACGCTCATGCCAAGTTATGGAACTAGTTCAatgtatttttcaagtttaggcACTAAAGTGAACATCCGTGACAAGTTCAAGTACCAACGGTGTATTTACCTCTTCATAAAAGTACATAGGATGTTGAATACCTGGCCATGTGCAACCAGGTCCGAAAATCCCGGGCCGGACCGGCCCTGATCGTGCCATCGGGCCAGGCTCGGGCCTGAAAATTGAGCACAACGGGCAAATTGTGACGGGCTCGAGCTTGTGAGAAACCATATTTTAGCCGTAGTCGGGTTGGGCCAACCGGGCTGTGCCGGGCTTTTTGGGCCTGAGCCCTATTTGTTAGGCCCGATGATTGGGCCGGGCCGGACTCGGCCCTAGGTTTTCAGCATCGGGCTTTTCTGGCCCGGCCTGAAGCCCGGCCCAGCCCGACAAATGCCCAGGTTAATGTTGATGCATAGTGTGCATACATGACTCGTAAGTATGATCACGTCCCTAGAAATTTGAGCCGTTGACTTTAACCTACTGCTATACTACCCCTCCGCATCAAAAAATATGACGCCTGCTGATACTACTATTTATAGTGtcaaaaaaatgtcttatattgtTAGGTAGAGTACTACCTAACTTCTATCCACTAAAAATACGCTTAACCCTAACGGTTTTCCATGGCGCAAATCTCCGATGAAAGTTCTCTGCTTTTTTTTAGGGTAGTTCTCCCCTTCCTTTATACTGTACCTACATGAGCATATCCCATCTCCCAACATTGGAGTACCAGATTAACTAACAGAAAAAATAAATTAACTGCCTTCCTTCTCCATCCCCTCCCCGTCCTACATAACGGACCCCGTGCATTTTCTCCCCACCTGTTCTCCATCGGCCCAAGGAGTTCGACACGTGCACCGCCTCCGTACGCCAGCGGCCAAGACGCGGCCATGGCCGAGGCCGGGGAGCTGGTGGTGAGCGGCGCCCAGCAGGACGACATGCTGCGGGTGGTCGCCGCCCTGGCCGGCATCCTGGAGCGCGTCGCGGAGCGCAACGACGCGGTGGGCACGCCcgcggaggcggcgccggcgtcggCGTTCCGGGCGACGACCAAGCCGGGCATCTCGGTGCGCGCGTACGTGGCGCGCATCGCGCGGTTCGCCGGGTGCAGCCCCGCGTGCTACGTCGTCGCCTACATCTACCTCGACCGGCTGCTGCAGCGCGCCCGCCGCTTCGCCCTCGCCGTGGACTCCTACAGCGTGCACCGTCTCCTCATCACGACCGTGCTCGCCGCCGTCAAGTTCATGGATGACGTGTGAGTTCCCCTTAATGCTAAATTAATCGGACAGCTCAACCAGTTAATTTGTACTGTACCTCTGTACATGATCATCTTCGTCTTGGTGGCCTGATTCGAATTATGCCAATTACCTCGCTTTGCACTCAACTCAATAGTCACCATATTGTTGGCAGTCATCATGCTCTACTTGGTTAACAATCTCGCACCAATATTTAGACCTCTCGATGGTAATACTGCCGAGGGATGCATTTCTTGGACCACCTGAATTTTGGTTCTCTATTCTTTGGATTTAGCTTGGTGGTcaatattgaattcatgctccagccaactcatccaaaagtccgaactgatgaagCGAGGTGGGCAATATACTTCAACAGTTAAAACACCTGAGATTCTTGTGCCAAGAGTAGCGAGCTGTGACAAAGTGCTTTGCTCCTCTTCTACTCTGACAAAGGAATAGGTTGAGACTTGGGAGTGCCTTGGAAGTAACTCCAGCATCATTCCACTTCCATTTTCAGAATTGTGCAGCCATTTGCTTTGGACATAGCATTATCAGCTCCTAGCTAGTAACTGTCGGAGCAGTGCTATGTGGACGACACAGTTTGGACGACTCATGCACGACAATTAAATCCAGCCCAAGAATCTCATGCACAGAGGAGCAGGAGCAGTGCTATACGGACGATAAATATGGACGACCAACGGACGACAATCAAATCCAGCCAGAGGATCTCATCCACGACAGTGTAAGGCCCGCTGGATTATTGATCGTGCATAGATCGGCCGCACTACGTCGTCTATGGAGCAATTCCGGAGGAGCAGGCGGCCGCTGGATTCTTGGTCGTGCAACTATCGTCCACACTTTTGTCGTGTGTGCAGCAGTTTCGTAACTGTCGGTGCAGACTGCAGACATAGATAGCTAAGGTTTTTCTTCCGGTCAGCTCAGTTCAGACAGTATAGAAGCACACCTAAATTCACAAAATATCAGCAGTAGTAATCATTGGCACATGTGCAGTCCTGTGCTAATAATGCACCGGAGAGGGCAATCAGTGGGTAGGTGCCTACCTTTAACTACGGTGTCAAGCTAGGATTTGCACTAGGCACTGTGTACACAGAGTGATTTGTCCTTGCGAATTAAAGCAGGCAGTATACGGCAAAGTTGTGCCTGTGGAGTGAGCGGAGCAGAAAAGACATAGTATGTGGTAGCTGCTCCTTCCACCAAACCACACGCATCAAGCGTGGACCCGAGGACATGGACTAGAACCCGGCCCTGCCCACTCGCCTTTTTGTTAGGAACTTAATCCAGTGCCAGTTGTGGCGGATTGCGACTTGTAACTTGCCATATCTGCTGATGCTTGCTGCTCAGTTTTCCCCGGTTGTCTTTGCTGAGATAGATGTACTTAATTGGACCAACTTGGCATCCTTAAAAGAAACGTTTTGGACTTTCGTGCCTAGTTGGTAATTCTGGTTGTGCTTTGTTGGGCTGCTTAATTGATCCTTTGGCTGCAAAACTCAAACACCATCCTCCCTGTAAAAAAATCAGCTAAATGAGTTGAACATATTGTATGAAAAATATAATGGAAGTACAGTGGACGGTGTTCCCCTCTTGAAAGGTCTGTGTTTCTCTGTGTGCAGATGCTACAACAACGCCTACTTCGCCAAGGTCGGGGGCATCAGCCTGGTCGAGATGAACTACCTGGAGGTTGACTTCCTGTTCGGCGTCGGGTTCGACCTCAACGTCACCCCGGAGACGTTCGGCCACTACTGCGCCGTGCTCCAGTCCGAGATGCTCTGCGCGGAGGCTCCTTCTGCGCCGCCGAGGCTGCAGCACTGCTGTCTCTCCGAATCCGAGGACGATGCCGCCAGCTGCGGCAGCCAGCAGCAGCTCGCGGCATGAAGCCGCCTGCCGGTCAGCACCGCTCGCGGCATAATGCGTGCATTTCTGATAGTCTGTGTGTTTAAGTTTgtagtgctagctagctagctaggtggtCGTCGCCTTCCTCCATGCCCTGCTGCATGATGCTTGCAACAATGCTTTGTCGTCGTGCACTCGTCCTTAGTTTTCGTTTGTTGTGGTGGTGTAGCCGTGTAGGTAAGTGAAACACTAGCGTGTTGGGCTTTGTCGGATTTTTCTCTTGTAAAACAGATTGTACAGTCTTGAACCTGTTGGTAACTTTAGCATTCCATATGGATGTATATATTGTCACATTGGGTTATAGTGACACTGATGCCAAAAGTGAATCGCTGCAGTGAGTCTTTTTTTCTCTTGGTAATAGGCATTTTCATTCAATAGATATATCGAGACAATACAGTTGCAGTGTGTGAGTGGCTGGCCTCTGCATAATATGATGCATATAATCAACACATCCAACACAATCAAACATAAAAGTCGAGCCTAAGATGGGATAGGTACTATGCAGAGATTACGACGTCATTCATAGTGGGAGAAACCATATTTAACCGTATGCTCCAACCAGATAGACCACCACCATAAAAATATCTCTATCCTCTGGTCGCTGCGGGACAAGCCAAGTACGAAGTTACAAACATGAATAACTTGTATTTTTTCTGAAAAGGAGgatgcccccggcctctgcatctgggcgatgcatgtagccattttattaattattcagaaagaccttacaaagtaatatatCAGTAAGTGTCTAAAGCCAACATCTTGACAACTTCTGTCGCTACtactatccagttgatgaaggggtgccAATAGTTCAAAGccgaataccaaa
Above is a window of Triticum aestivum cultivar Chinese Spring chromosome 6B, IWGSC CS RefSeq v2.1, whole genome shotgun sequence DNA encoding:
- the LOC123137757 gene encoding cyclin-P4-1, with the protein product MAEAGELVVSGAQQDDMLRVVAALAGILERVAERNDAVGTPAEAAPASAFRATTKPGISVRAYVARIARFAGCSPACYVVAYIYLDRLLQRARRFALAVDSYSVHRLLITTVLAAVKFMDDVCYNNAYFAKVGGISLVEMNYLEVDFLFGVGFDLNVTPETFGHYCAVLQSEMLCAEAPSAPPRLQHCCLSESEDDAASCGSQQQLAA